The Methanoculleus marisnigri JR1 genome window below encodes:
- a CDS encoding iron ABC transporter substrate-binding protein codes for MYSPKYTGMFTAAVLAALVLAMFAAGCTGTGTVQGGTGETVTVTDGFGRTVAVPSPPESVVCSGSGCLRYLVYLQSQDLAVGVDDIEKEERTIEGRPYSLAYGSQFKDLPLIGEFRGKDDPEKILGIGPQVVFKTGSTGTAYATSAGDADKLQERTGIPVVAFPYGSLRNDAEKAEMYTGLRTMGGVLDKQDRAEEVIAYIEATIADLKARTADIPEAERKTAYIGGVSSAGAHGIISTEPAYPPFHWVNAKNAAAGLGTAHADVAKEALVDWNPGYIFVDVGTIQMESDGAIGELKSDPALQGLSAAKEGRVYGVLPYNFYSTNYETVLADAYFIGRTLYPERFADIDPEEKADEIYTFFIGKPVFSDLNSQYRDLGFAEIPL; via the coding sequence ATGTATTCGCCAAAATACACCGGAATGTTCACGGCCGCAGTGCTCGCGGCCCTCGTTCTCGCCATGTTCGCCGCCGGGTGCACCGGCACCGGGACCGTCCAGGGCGGCACCGGCGAGACCGTCACGGTCACCGACGGGTTCGGCCGGACCGTCGCCGTCCCGTCGCCCCCGGAGAGCGTCGTCTGCTCGGGCTCCGGATGCCTCCGCTACCTCGTCTACCTCCAGAGCCAGGACCTCGCCGTCGGCGTCGACGACATCGAGAAAGAAGAGCGGACGATCGAAGGCCGTCCCTACTCCCTCGCCTACGGATCACAGTTCAAAGATCTCCCCCTGATCGGTGAGTTCCGGGGCAAGGACGACCCCGAGAAGATCCTCGGGATAGGCCCGCAAGTCGTTTTCAAGACCGGCTCCACCGGAACGGCATACGCGACCAGTGCCGGTGATGCAGATAAACTCCAGGAGAGAACCGGCATCCCCGTCGTGGCGTTCCCCTACGGCTCGCTCCGGAACGACGCCGAAAAGGCTGAGATGTACACCGGACTCCGCACGATGGGCGGGGTTCTCGATAAGCAGGACCGCGCCGAAGAGGTGATCGCCTACATCGAGGCGACGATCGCCGACCTCAAAGCCCGGACCGCCGACATCCCCGAGGCGGAACGGAAGACAGCCTACATCGGCGGCGTCTCCTCGGCGGGCGCTCACGGCATTATCTCCACAGAACCCGCCTACCCACCATTCCACTGGGTCAACGCAAAGAACGCCGCGGCCGGACTCGGCACCGCCCACGCCGACGTCGCGAAAGAGGCCCTCGTCGACTGGAACCCCGGGTACATCTTCGTCGATGTCGGCACCATCCAGATGGAGAGCGACGGGGCGATCGGGGAACTGAAGAGCGACCCTGCACTCCAGGGGCTCTCCGCCGCGAAGGAAGGCCGGGTCTACGGCGTCCTCCCGTACAACTTCTACAGCACGAACTACGAGACCGTGCTCGCCGACGCCTACTTCATCGGCAGGACCCTCTACCCCGAGCGGTTCGCCGACATCGACCCCGAGGAGAAGGCAGACGAGATTTACACCTTCTTCATCGGGAAGCCGGTCTTTTCCGACCTGAACAGCCAGTACAGGGACCTCGGATTCGCGGAAATCCCGTTGTAA